CGCCCTCGACCGTTCCGCTGCGGGAGACGCCCGTCACCTCGTGGCCGCGGTCGAGCAGTTCCGTCGCGACGCGCCGTCCGATCCGGCCGCTGGCTCCGAGCAGCAGTACGTGCACGCTGAGTGATTGGTGCGTGGCACAGATATATCTCAGACGACACGGGTGTGACCGGGTGACATCGGTGACACCGCGGGATCGTGTCGGAGTTCCTCCGTTCCACACACAAGGATTAATCCGCTACTCCGGGAATAGCCGACATTGTGTGGCCGTCCGAACTCACGGCAGTCGCCGGGATCGGTGTCGCACAGTACACCGTACCGCTCGTCGGTATCGAGCTTGGACAGACACAGGTCACGGCGCTCGGCGTCTGCCTGATCCTCCTGTTGCTGATGGGGTCGGGCTTCTTCTCGTCGTCCGAGATCGCACTGTTCTCCCTGCCCGCCCACCAGATCGACGCGATGGTCGAGAAGGGCGAACGCGGCGCGCGGGCGGTCAAGTCGCTCAAGGAGGACCCACACCGCCTGCTCGTGACGATCCTCGTCGGGAACAACATGGTCAACATCACCATGTCCTCGGTCTCGACGACGCTCGTCGGCTTCTACTTCGACCCGGGCACGGCGGTGCTCGTCTCCTCGCTCGGCATCACGTCGATGGTCCTCATCTTCGGCGAGAGCGCACCGAAGTCCTACGCGGTCGAGAACACCGAACTGCACGCCCGACGGGTCGCCCGCGGGCTGAAGGTCGTCGAGAAGGTGCTGTGGCCGCTCATCACTCTGTTCTACTACCTGACGAGCGTCGTCAACAAGGTCACCGGCGGCAGCTCGTCCATCGAGGAGACCTACGTCACTCGCGACGAGATCCGCAACATGATCGAGACCGGCGAGCGCGAGGGCATCCTGGCCGAGGAGGAGCGTCAGATGCTCCAGCGCACCCTGCGGTTCACCGACGCCACCGCCAAGGAGGTGATGACCCCCCGTCTCGACGTGGTCGCCATCCCGACGGACGCGACCGTCGAAGCGGCCATCCGGAAGTGCATCCGGTCGGGCCACGCCCGCCTGCCCGCCTACGAGGAGTCGCTCGACGACGTGGTCGGCGTCTTCGACATCCGCGACCTGGAGGACACCGATTACGACACCTTCGCCGACATCGAGGTGGGCGAGGTGGTCTCCCCGACCCTCCACGTCCCCGAGTCGAAGGACGTCGACGACCTCCTCTCGGAGATGCGCGAGAACCGGATGCACATGGTCGTCGTCATCGACGAGTTCGGCGCCACCGAGGGGCTGGTCACGATGGAGGACCTCACCGAGGAGATCGTCGGCGAGATCCTGGCCGGCGACGAGGAGCATCCGATCGAGTTCGTCGACGACGAGACCGTCCTGGTCGACGGCTCGGTCAACATCGAAGAGGTCAACGAGGCGCTGGACGTCGTCCTCCCCGAGGGCGAGGAGTTCGAGACCATCGCGGGGTTCATCTTCAACCGCGCCGGCCGCCTCGTCGAGGAGGGCGAGACGTTCGACTACGAGAACGTGACCCTGCGGGCCGAACGGGTGGAGGACACCCGCATCCAGAAGGCCCGGGTGACCGTCGACCGCGATATCGTCGACCCGGCCGACGGGGAGTCGACGGCAGACGGGGCGTCGACGGCGGACGGTGCGCCGCCGACCGACGAGGACGGGACCGACTGAGCGGGCACGCCTCGACGACCGGCGCCGGTCGCGTCGCTTCGGCACCCTCGTCGAAACTGCGATCACATTTTTCGAACGGTTAAAAGGCTACAAACGAGTCTCGCAATAGCTGGATTTTCATCACCCAATCTCGCCCTGAAACAAGGACGACTAAGCGAAACGAATCCTAAACCTCAGCTACCCGGTAATTAAATGAAGAACGCTCATACGTAGCACATTGTTGATTTCACAGCGTCACTTGGACAGCGTGTTTGAGAGCAGCTCGGCCGGGTTTCCGAAACAGCTCTCGACGTAGTTGAAACGCTCTGAGATACTGTGTTAGCTTGTCTTTGGAGATACCTCGGTGAGACGAGAGCCACCGTCGCACCTGCGACGCGTGGCTCTCGCAGGTGTTGACGTGGACCTCGTCGTCGGCGTATTCGCCGTCGCCGTGGACGACGTACTCGCGGTCAAATGCGTCGTCGTCTTCGAGCGGCTCGTACGCCCGAAAGCCATCGGTATAGACAGTGATCGACTCCTGTTGGCGGTCGGCCAGCAGGAGTCGAATCGTCGATTCGTCTGCGGCTTTCGCCGGAATGACGTACCGCTGTCCGGTGGCGCGATCGGCGATGATGAAGATGGGGGGCTCGTCGCCATCGTATGAACCACGCCCGCGCGTGGACAGGCCGCGCGAGCGCGACTCTCGGTCGCGCTCGCGGCCTTTCTTCCCGGCGTTGGCGCACACTTCGTCGATTTCGACGGGTCCGACAAGATCGAGGGAAGGCGCATCGAGCGCTCTGGCGAAGCGCTCGATGCGCCGGTGCATCGTCTTGTGTGTCACCTCGATTTCGCACTGTAGCTGGCGGAGACTCGTGTTAAACCGGAGGAACGCGTAAATTGAGAACAACCACCGACGGAGCGCAATCTTCGAATGTGCGAAGATTGTGCCGGTCTTGTCGTTGAACGTGCGGTCGCAATTCTTACACAGATACCGCTGAAACTCTCTGTAGCTGCCGTTTCTGACCGTCCAGTCAGAACGGCAGCGAGGACAGGTAACACCGTCACGCCAGCGAACCTGCGCTAACAGGTCCGCTGCGACCGATTCCGACCCAAACACATCCAGCGGAATCATTCGTGTCGGGCACCGCTAGCGCGGTGCCCTTGTCCTCTTCGACTCCACAGCTACCGCTCAGCAGCGTCAACAATCTCCTACGCAAGAGCGAATTTATTTACACCTTCGGAAAGGTATTTTACGCATCAGAATCCCGTCCTCGGAAATCAATAGTATCTCTGTTGCCTGTATTGAGCGTTCCAGCACTCGTAAGCTCTCAAAGTGGGAGAACACCTTCGTCAAGGAACTCGGAACAATCAACAGGAATACTGTCCCACGCGTTCTTGACGACTTCATATCCCGTCCACCCTTCAGTCCGGATCATCTGGCCTGTCGCCTTGCAGAACTCTGCCTTCGAAATGAGGTCGTTATCGAAGAGGACGTAGAGGAGATACGGCGGCCCCACACCGTCAACATCGTATCCATGGTCCTCAACCAGTCGCCTGATCGACCGGCGTGCGGCTCTATCGAGAAGCGAGACGACCTGATACGAGTCACCGTGTTCGGACAGCTCCTGCTTCAGCGATTCCTCGCCCGCATCCGGCCCGTGTGGCCGGGGAACAACAGTTACGCATGACCACGACGAGGAATCCTCGTCTAGGTGATCAAGCACACGCTCGCTGCCTCGTTTTAGATACTGTTCGCGGCTTCCCTCGGGCGCGTACGTGTTCGCATTGACGTGGTTCTGGAGTTCGTGCTTGCAGACGTTCGTGGTCGTGAGAGCGACCGACTCCGCTAGTATGTCCCACTGGTCAGTGTTCGCAACAGCAATCAGGGAACTCGTATCGGCCAGGAGTGGGTGGCGAGGGTCACTCGCCATCGCTATCAGCGAGGAATGTTGAGGTATCTCGCTCCATTGCCGACTCGAATGCGTCTTTCTCGGCTTCCATCTGGTCGATTTTCTCGCCGAGAAGAACCCGCGCTACATCTTCATCGATCTCACCGCGGCTATATCGTTCGTAGACCGCGATCTCATCCTGTTCGTCCAGAGATCGGCGGAGCATCTCGACTAACCCGGTCCGGGCAAGTTCGCTCACATTAACGCCGCCAATATGAACCTCATCAAGCAGCTTCGCAGCCTCTTTTTCGGCCCCGGCACGGAACTGAATCGTTTCATCGTAGCTTGAGCCGCTCATAGAGAGGCGTTCGCCGCGCAGGGAGTTATATGTTATGACGTGTTAGTATTTGTCATTACATTTCTCGGTGCTTCAGACACGCGATTGTATGCCCGATTCGTGTCGATCTCCTCGATAATATTACAACATTCTGACCAAAGAGGCCTCGGCGGAGCTATTGAGCCTCCTCTGAGCCAGTGATACCTTAGATACTGTTGGACAGTTGGTGGTTTGTAGATTTCTACATTCGGAACTTGTGTCGAAACTCCCCCGTGTTCGATATAGCGATTAGAGATTTATCACCGGGGCGGACTTGGTTCACCCCGTCTATCGCCATCGGCCGCTTAGACGGCCGTCCGGCGGTGGTCGGTCGATCCAGCGTCGTCTCGCTCGGCGTACAGCGAGTCGGCCAGCACGGCGAAGTCGGCGGCGGTGGAGACATTCTGGACGCCGACGGCGAGCCGCACGTCGACGGCTCTGTGGAGGACGCCTCCGAGGACGACACCGATGGTCACGAGGCCGATCCCGACGGCGAGCGCGCGTAGCGCCGGGTCGGTCGTACGGCGGTACGCCAGGACAGCACCGGGAGTATCGCGCCGAACGACGGCGTGGCCGCCTCGGTGCGTGCCAGGACGAGTGTCGTTTCGAGCACGGGAAACACTCTACTCGTGCGGACTGGGCGGGAGTCGATATACCCCGTCACGCGTTCCTATGGGGTGAAAACGAGGGGAGAAGTCGAAGATGGGCGCCGGGGTCACTCCGAGTACAGCGAGTAGACGATGACGGCGAAGCCGGTGGCGGTCAGCGCGCTCTCGATCGCGAGCGCGAAGTCGGCGACCGTCTGGTTGTCGACGTTGCCGCCGAAGAAGGGGACGTTCACCCCGAACAGCGAGAAGCGTATCGCCTGGTCGATGGCGCCCGCGAGGAGTGTCCCGGCGGTGACGACCCCGAACCCGACCGCGAGATACCACAGCGGCTGTGCGCCGCTCCGACGGTGTGCCTTGTAGGCGAAGTAGGTGATCATCCCGCCGAGGACGAGCGTGATCGTCTTCAACGCGACGAGTACGATGGTACCGGGTGTAGCGTGTGGGCTCATGTTTCCTTGCGTACCTCCGACCAGAGCGATTCGAGGCGCTGGTCCGGCGTCCGTGCCTGACGGGCGATCTCGGTTTCGAAGTCGCGCTCCTCGGTCAAAGCGATGACGACTTCCTCGAAGTCGACCTCGTAGATGCTGGCGTGCTGGCCGTCCGGGCGGATCTCCGTGCCTTCGAACAGCAACTGGGCCTCCTCCAGTCGGTCGAGCTTGCGGTAGGTCGTCGACAGCGGGATGTCGCTCTCCTCGGAGATCTCGCTGGCGGTCATCGGTTCCTCCAGCGCGCTGACGATCGCCCGACAGTCCGGGTCGTCGAGCGCGTCGAGCACCTCCTGGAGGTCCGGCGCCTCGTCGTCCGCGAACGGGTCACGGACCATACTACGCACCCATTGCCCGACGACGGTTATAACCGCACCGACACACGCCCACCGCGATCGACCACGACCCGCAGAGAGCGACCGCGCCCGACGCGTCGTTTACCTAACACGTATCGAACATGTCCGGTCTCGGCCCGTGGACGGCCCAATCGGAGAGTCAGGGGCGTCCGTCGGCCCGGGCCGCGTCGGTCGCCTCGTCCCACGGGAGCGGCCCGTCGTAGCCCGGTGGGACGTAGCCACAGAGCGGGTCGCTCGCAAGCGGGTCGCCGGTGTGGGCGAACGCTCGCGACCGACTCCCGCCGCAGACCTCTCTGAACGGACAGACGCCGCACTTCCCGTGCAGTTCGTCGCGGTCCCGCAGCGACGTGAACAGCTCCGACTCGCGGTACACCTCGGCGACGTGATCCTCGGGGACCGTACCCGCCGACTGCGGCAAGAAGCCCGACGGGTACACCTCGCCCGTGTGGCTCACGAACGCGAAGCCGTCGCCCGCCAGGACGCTCGCCCGCCGGTTTTCGTCGTCGGTCGGCCCCCCGCCATCGCCGTCCGACGACGCACCCGCCGATCCGGCGGCCGTCTGCCTGCGAACTCGACGGTAGTGGGGCGCCTCCGTCGTCTTCAGGCCGAACGGTGCCTCGTCGGCGACGTCGGCCAGCCACTCCATCACTCGCTCCGCGCGCTCGGGCGGGATCGGGTCCAGCACCTGTCCGCGACCGACGGGGACGAGGAAGAACACGCTCCACAGCACCGCACCGAGGTCGGCCACGACGTCGCGGATCGCCGGCAGGTCCTCGACGGTGTCGGCGCAGACGGTCGTGTTGATCTGCAGCGGGATTCCTGCTTCCTGAGTCCCTCTCGCCGCTCGCATCGTCGCCTCGAAACTCCCCGACTCGCCGCGGAAGGCGTCGTGACGTTCGGGGGTCGCACCGTCGAGGCTCAGGGCCATCCGCTTCAGGCCGGCGTCGGCCAGCGCCCCGATCGCGTCGGCGTCGAGTTCGTCCGTCCCGCTGGGGGTCAGCGACACCGTGAGCCCCCGATCGGTCCCGTAGCTGACCAGCTCGACGAGGTCCGTACGCTTCATCGGGTCGCCGCCCGAGAGGACGACCAGCTGGCGCTCGCCGAAGTCGGTAGCCTGGTCGAGCAGCTCCTTGCCCTCCGCCGTCGACAGCTCGTCGGGGTGGCGAGCGGGTCGAGCGTCGGCCCGACAGTGGTCGCAGGTCAGATCGCAGGCCTGGGTCACCTCCCAGATGAGCACGAGCGGCCGCTCGGCGGTGTCGACCGGCGGCCGCATCAGCGCCACCTCCCCCGTCGGCTGGCCGACAGGCGACCGCGGTCCGAGTTCGACCTCCCGGCGGCGATATCCGGCGGACTCGTTCGAGCCTCGGTCATCACCGTCGAATTCGGACTGAGCATCCTAAGCGGACGGTCGCGTTCCCAGCGACTGAAAATCCGGTCGAGTGGGTTTGAACCGGGAGTCCGTCGGCTCGAATATGTCCGACCTCGATATCGACCTCGGCGACCGCGAACCGGGCGACGCTTCTCTCGACGGGATCGTCGGCGCGCCCCGCGGTGACGTGACCCGGGAGTGGGAGCTGTTCGTCCGCGAAACGGCTGGCGACCCCCTGACCCACGCCGGCAGCGTCAGCGCCCCCTCGGCGGAGATCGCCCGCGAACAGGCCGAACGGCTGTTCGGCTGGAGCGCCGAGACGCTGTGGCTCTGTCCCGCCGACGAGACCAGACGGTTCGCGGCCGACGGGGTCGCCCTCTCGGACCGTGCCGGTGAGACGGGTGCGACGGACGACACTCGGTCCGGTGACGACGGAGGTGAACAGGCGTGATCTCGGTCAGCAAGCTCCTCTGTGACCTCGACGCGGAGGGCGACGGCCTGCGCTACGACGCCGCCGCCGAGTCGGAGAAAGCGCAGATCCGCGAGCGCAAACAGCGCCGCCCCGTCGTCGTCTGGAACTGCACGAAACAGTGCAACCTCTACTGCGACCACTGCTACGCGGCCGCCGAGACCGAACCGGCCCCCGGAGAGATGACCACCGCCGAGGGCAAACAGTTCCTCGACGAACTCGCAGAGTTCGGGGCCCCCGTCGTCCTCTTCTCCGGCGGCGAACCGCTGGCCCGCGAGGACTTGGTCGAACTGGTCGGCCACGCCAGCGACGCGGGACTGCGGCCAGTTCTCTCCACGAACGGGACGCTGTTGACCGAGGAACGGGCCGCGGCGCTCCGCGACGCGGGCCTCCAGTACGTCGGCGTCTCCGTCGACGGGATGCCCGAGCGCAACGACGCCTTCCGCGGCCAGGAGGGCGCGTTCGATCGCGCGCTGGAAGGGATCGAGGCCTCCCAGTCCGCGGGGCTGAAGACCGGCCTGCGCTACACGATCACTCGACACAACGCCGACGACCTGGCGGACGTGGTGGATCTCTTGGCCGACCGCGGCGTCGACCGCTTTTGCTTCTACCACCTCGACTACGGCGGCCGCGGCGCGGAGATCCGGGACGCCGACCTGACGCCACAGGAACGGCGGGCGGCGGTCCGGCGGGTCTGCGACCTGACTCGCGAGTACCACGGCCGGGGCCACGAGATCGAGACGCTGCTGGTCGGCAACTACGCCGACGCCGCCTACCTCGTCGAGTACGCCCGTCGGGAACTGGGCGAAGCGATGGCCGACCGGGTCCGGGGATACCTGCTGACCAACGGCGGCGACCCCACCGGCGAGCGGATCGCCGACGTGGACTACCAGGGGAACGTCCACCTCACGCAGTTCTGGCAGGGCTACTCGCTGGGCAACGTCCGCGACCGCCCGTTCGGCGCGATCTGGACCGACGAGTCCAATCCGCTCCTGGGGGCGCTCCGCGAGCGGGAACGGCACCTCACCGGCCGCTGTGCCGACTGCCGGTACCGGGACATCTGCCGCGGCGGCTCTCGCCTGCGGGCGCTCTCGGCCGGCGACGACCCGTTCGGCCCGGACCCGCAGTGCTATCTCACCCCCGAGGAACGCGGGACCGACGGCGAGACGGGCGTTCCGGACGCCGCCGACTGATCCTGTACCGTCGGCGACCGCGTCCGATTCCGACCTGATACACCGTTATCCGCGATATCGAATCGACGGCTGGTCACCCTGCGACGGCCTCGGACTCGGTGCTCGTTTCCACCGTTCCGTGGCCGAATGCTCGGCTAATCAGACGCGATGGCCCGAAATCCCCCGTAGGTTTAAATTACCGTGCCACCAAGGGCTCGTATGGCCGCATACGGCCGGCCGACTCTTCGGGACCTGTTCGACGAGGCACCGACGCCGCACATCGCCCACCCGCCTCGTACGCACCACCGAGACTTCTATCTCGCTACCGACGGCTCCTATCGAGCCGCCGGTGGCACCGCGCCAGGCGACGACGCTCGCGAGTTCACCGGCGGACTCGGTGTCGTCATCGAGACGCGCGACGGCGAGCGCGTCGCGCGGCTGTCGGTGCCCAACCGCGCCCCCGACAACAACGTCGCCGAGTATCGGGCGCTGCACCTCGGTCTCGACGTGCTCGCCACCCGCTCGCCCGCCGACGCGAGCGTCGGCGTCCTCATCGACCACGATATCCTCGCCGAGAACGTCAACGCCGCCGTCCTGACCCACCGGGACCCGGAACTGGAGCCGACCCACTCGGTGACCCACCCGCCCGCCATCGGCCTCCACTGGCGCGGCATCAGCTCGCGGCTGCGCGACTTCGCCGAGATCCGCGCCGCCCGCATCGACAGCGGGTACAACCCGGCCCACCCGCTCGCCAACGCCCCCGACGAGTACGCCCACGTCAACGGCGAGCCCGACCGCTGTCTCCTCCCCGAAGCGCCGTCGGCGACCGGCGACGACCGCTATCCACCGCCCTCGCGGGCCGACCGCGGTAGCGCGAGCGACTGATCACCGGTCGCGGTCGTCGTCCTCACCGTCCGGTAGTTCGTCGATCGCCTTCTCCCAGCTGTAACGAGCGAGCCCGCCGGCTTCCGCGAACCGCCCGAGGTACTGCTCGCGGGGGATCGGTCCCCACCAGTCGCCGTCCGCCCGCTCGAAGACCCGTACGCATTTGACCGTCAGGACCGCCCAGAGCACGGCGAACACCGCTGGCCAGACCAGTCCGTCGCGATAGGGGATCGCGACGTCGAGCGCGGTGAGCGCCCGCCAGACGAAAAACGACAGGACGAATAGCGTCCCGAACGTGTAACAGCCGGTCAGCGCGTACCGGAGCGCGCGCATCGGCCAACCCGAAACGTCGATCGTCTTGTCCATCGCTGCTACGGGAACGGACGCAGATCACACACGTATGTTTTGTGCCGAGCGGAGACGGTCGGCGTCGCCGCCGGTGACGACCCTTCAGGGTCGCTGTTCGATCAGCGACAGCAGTTCCTCGGCGTCTTCGATCTTCTTGCGCCGCAGCTGCTCCGAGTACCTCGGCTCGTCCAGCCCCTCCAGCGCGTTGATCGCGCGATCGAGGCCTCGGATGCTGTCGACCAGTGCCTCGCCCTCCTCCTGACTGATGTCGCCGTCTTCGATCCGCTGTTTGCGCGCCAGTCGCTCGCGCTGGAGGCGACGCTCGGTCTCCTCGATGCGCTCGCGCTCGGACTCGGGGACGGCGTCGAGGCGCTTGCATTCGAAGACGAACTCCCGGAGCGGGAACGCGTCCCCCTGGACGGTGACCGTCTCCGGGATCCGCTCGCCGATGGTCCCGGACTGGCGCCGCGTCGCGTCGAGCAACCGCTGGCGCTCGCGGTCGTTCACTGCCCGGCACCTCCCGCCGCTTCTCGCCGTACCCGGCCCGTCCTGTCGGTCCGACATCCGCTGGAGAGTGTTTCCGTCACGAGATGGATCAACCGCCGGACTGGACGTAAGCGCTCGGAGCACCGCGTTACTCCAAGGGAGGTGATAGGTGTGTAGCGTTTAGTCGGCGGGGGTCCAAGCCCGCGTATGGGCGCGGAGTCGAGCCCGAGGGCGGCGTTCGAACTGGCGAGCAACGACACGCGGATGGCGATCCTCCACGAACTGGCGGAAGCGTTCCGCGAGTCACCGATCGACCCGTTCGTCGCCTACAGCGACCTCCGCGAGGGGGTCGGGGTCCGCGACAAGGGGAACTTCAACTACCACCTCGACCGGCTCGGCGACCTCGTGACCGAGGGATCCGATGGATACGCCGTCTCCAGCGTGGGACTGACCGTCGTCTCGGCCGTCGCCTCGGGGTCACTCGACCCCGACTGGACCTGGGGGCCGGCCGACGTTCCGGGGGAGTGTTCCTTCTGCGGTGACGCGCTGGCGCTGCGCTACGAGAACGGCCACCTGCTGCTCACCTGCGGCGTCGACGACCACGCCCTGCTGTTCCCCGTCTCCCCGAGTCTCCTCGACGGCCACGAGGGCGACGCACTGCTGGAGCGGGTCGCCGTCGTCCTCACTCATCAGGCCGAAGGGATCCGCCGCGGGGTCTGCCCGGAGTGCGAGGGCGACCTGACGCCCGGGATCGTCCCCGAACCGAAGCCCGAACAGGACGGTTACTTCTTCCACGGCGACTGCCGCGGCTGTGGCTTCCAGCACGGATTCCCCGTCGGCGCGGCCGCCCTCTCTCACCCCGAGGTCGTCGCCGCGTACGCGACCGAGGGCATCGACCTCCGAGCGACCCCCTTCTGGACGCTGGAGTGGTGTCGCGTCGGCGCGGAAACCGTCGTCGCCGAGGACCCGCTCCGCGTCCGCGTCGACGTGCGACTGCCCGAGGAGATGCTGATAGTCACGCTGGACGGTGACGCCGACGTGGTCTCGGTCGAGGGGCGAAAACCGAGCGAATAGAACCGGACCGGTGCGACGAACCGGCGCCGGGGGCGCCGGACGCTTACTCGTCTTCTTCCTGCTGCTGGGCGTCGACGACGGCGGCTGCGCCCAAGTTGACGATGTCTTTCACTTCGTCGCCGCGCTGGAGGACGTGGACGGGCTTGTCCATGCCGACCAGCATCGGACCGATGGCGTCGGCGCCGCCGAGTCGCTGGAGCAGCTTGTAGCCGATGTTGCCGGCTTCGAGGTTCGGGAACACGAGGACGTTCGCCGGGTCCTCCAGGTCGGCGAAGTCGTAGGTGCCGTTGAGGATGTCCTCGACGACGGCGGTGTCGGCCTGCATCTCCCCGTCGACCGGGAAGTCGACCTCGGGGTCGTCGTGGAGGTCGCCGACGGCGTCACGGAGCTTCGCGGTGCCTTCGGTCTCGACGCTGCCGAAGTTCGAGTACGAGAGCAGCGCCGCCCGCGGTTCGATGTTGAAGTCACGAGCGAGGGTGGCGGTGTGTTTGGTGATCTCCGAGAGCACGTCCGCGTCGGGGTCGAGGTTGACCGTCGCGTCCGCGCAGAAGACGACCTGATTCTTGAACGTCAGCATGTAGACGCCGGCCGCGTAGTCGGCGTCGGGTGCCGTACCGATGACCTCCAGCGGCGGGCGCA
This DNA window, taken from Halosimplex litoreum, encodes the following:
- a CDS encoding hemolysin family protein, producing the protein MWPSELTAVAGIGVAQYTVPLVGIELGQTQVTALGVCLILLLLMGSGFFSSSEIALFSLPAHQIDAMVEKGERGARAVKSLKEDPHRLLVTILVGNNMVNITMSSVSTTLVGFYFDPGTAVLVSSLGITSMVLIFGESAPKSYAVENTELHARRVARGLKVVEKVLWPLITLFYYLTSVVNKVTGGSSSIEETYVTRDEIRNMIETGEREGILAEEERQMLQRTLRFTDATAKEVMTPRLDVVAIPTDATVEAAIRKCIRSGHARLPAYEESLDDVVGVFDIRDLEDTDYDTFADIEVGEVVSPTLHVPESKDVDDLLSEMRENRMHMVVVIDEFGATEGLVTMEDLTEEIVGEILAGDEEHPIEFVDDETVLVDGSVNIEEVNEALDVVLPEGEEFETIAGFIFNRAGRLVEEGETFDYENVTLRAERVEDTRIQKARVTVDRDIVDPADGESTADGASTADGAPPTDEDGTD
- a CDS encoding IS1595 family transposase; amino-acid sequence: MIPLDVFGSESVAADLLAQVRWRDGVTCPRCRSDWTVRNGSYREFQRYLCKNCDRTFNDKTGTIFAHSKIALRRWLFSIYAFLRFNTSLRQLQCEIEVTHKTMHRRIERFARALDAPSLDLVGPVEIDEVCANAGKKGRERDRESRSRGLSTRGRGSYDGDEPPIFIIADRATGQRYVIPAKAADESTIRLLLADRQQESITVYTDGFRAYEPLEDDDAFDREYVVHGDGEYADDEVHVNTCESHASQVRRWLSSHRGISKDKLTQYLRAFQLRRELFRKPGRAALKHAVQVTL
- a CDS encoding DUF7521 family protein, whose protein sequence is MAYRRTTDPALRALAVGIGLVTIGVVLGGVLHRAVDVRLAVGVQNVSTAADFAVLADSLYAERDDAGSTDHRRTAV
- a CDS encoding DUF7521 family protein, translating into MSPHATPGTIVLVALKTITLVLGGMITYFAYKAHRRSGAQPLWYLAVGFGVVTAGTLLAGAIDQAIRFSLFGVNVPFFGGNVDNQTVADFALAIESALTATGFAVIVYSLYSE
- a CDS encoding winged helix-turn-helix domain-containing protein; translated protein: MVRDPFADDEAPDLQEVLDALDDPDCRAIVSALEEPMTASEISEESDIPLSTTYRKLDRLEEAQLLFEGTEIRPDGQHASIYEVDFEEVVIALTEERDFETEIARQARTPDQRLESLWSEVRKET
- a CDS encoding TIGR04053 family radical SAM/SPASM domain-containing protein; protein product: MRPPVDTAERPLVLIWEVTQACDLTCDHCRADARPARHPDELSTAEGKELLDQATDFGERQLVVLSGGDPMKRTDLVELVSYGTDRGLTVSLTPSGTDELDADAIGALADAGLKRMALSLDGATPERHDAFRGESGSFEATMRAARGTQEAGIPLQINTTVCADTVEDLPAIRDVVADLGAVLWSVFFLVPVGRGQVLDPIPPERAERVMEWLADVADEAPFGLKTTEAPHYRRVRRQTAAGSAGASSDGDGGGPTDDENRRASVLAGDGFAFVSHTGEVYPSGFLPQSAGTVPEDHVAEVYRESELFTSLRDRDELHGKCGVCPFREVCGGSRSRAFAHTGDPLASDPLCGYVPPGYDGPLPWDEATDAARADGRP
- a CDS encoding Htur_1727 family rSAM-partnered candidate RiPP, whose amino-acid sequence is MSDLDIDLGDREPGDASLDGIVGAPRGDVTREWELFVRETAGDPLTHAGSVSAPSAEIAREQAERLFGWSAETLWLCPADETRRFAADGVALSDRAGETGATDDTRSGDDGGEQA
- a CDS encoding TIGR04347 family pseudo-SAM/SPASM protein; its protein translation is MISVSKLLCDLDAEGDGLRYDAAAESEKAQIRERKQRRPVVVWNCTKQCNLYCDHCYAAAETEPAPGEMTTAEGKQFLDELAEFGAPVVLFSGGEPLAREDLVELVGHASDAGLRPVLSTNGTLLTEERAAALRDAGLQYVGVSVDGMPERNDAFRGQEGAFDRALEGIEASQSAGLKTGLRYTITRHNADDLADVVDLLADRGVDRFCFYHLDYGGRGAEIRDADLTPQERRAAVRRVCDLTREYHGRGHEIETLLVGNYADAAYLVEYARRELGEAMADRVRGYLLTNGGDPTGERIADVDYQGNVHLTQFWQGYSLGNVRDRPFGAIWTDESNPLLGALRERERHLTGRCADCRYRDICRGGSRLRALSAGDDPFGPDPQCYLTPEERGTDGETGVPDAAD
- a CDS encoding ribonuclease H family protein; the protein is MAAYGRPTLRDLFDEAPTPHIAHPPRTHHRDFYLATDGSYRAAGGTAPGDDAREFTGGLGVVIETRDGERVARLSVPNRAPDNNVAEYRALHLGLDVLATRSPADASVGVLIDHDILAENVNAAVLTHRDPELEPTHSVTHPPAIGLHWRGISSRLRDFAEIRAARIDSGYNPAHPLANAPDEYAHVNGEPDRCLLPEAPSATGDDRYPPPSRADRGSASD
- a CDS encoding DUF5788 family protein, whose product is MNDRERQRLLDATRRQSGTIGERIPETVTVQGDAFPLREFVFECKRLDAVPESERERIEETERRLQRERLARKQRIEDGDISQEEGEALVDSIRGLDRAINALEGLDEPRYSEQLRRKKIEDAEELLSLIEQRP
- a CDS encoding DUF7351 domain-containing protein; its protein translation is MGAESSPRAAFELASNDTRMAILHELAEAFRESPIDPFVAYSDLREGVGVRDKGNFNYHLDRLGDLVTEGSDGYAVSSVGLTVVSAVASGSLDPDWTWGPADVPGECSFCGDALALRYENGHLLLTCGVDDHALLFPVSPSLLDGHEGDALLERVAVVLTHQAEGIRRGVCPECEGDLTPGIVPEPKPEQDGYFFHGDCRGCGFQHGFPVGAAALSHPEVVAAYATEGIDLRATPFWTLEWCRVGAETVVAEDPLRVRVDVRLPEEMLIVTLDGDADVVSVEGRKPSE